The proteins below are encoded in one region of Mauremys reevesii isolate NIE-2019 linkage group 15, ASM1616193v1, whole genome shotgun sequence:
- the POLR1H gene encoding DNA-directed RNA polymerase I subunit RPA12 isoform X2, which yields MVDTLPLASPLLLGRTRGRSIPSRAAVVCSERSDTWGAGGREEAAQLGAAMELGTSCFQSDLDFCPECGTILPLPGVQDKVTCVRCSFSIDVRDFEGKVVQSCVEFNRLGSVPLMIVDDGQEVKGPTIDRKCPQCGHEGMVYHTRQMRSADEGQTVFYTCGRCKFQEKEDS from the exons ATGGTTGACACTCTACCTCTCGCCTCCCCTCTACTCCTCGGGAGGACTAGGGGACGCTCTATCCCAAGCCGGGCCGCAGTTGTCTGCTCCGAACGCTCAGACACgtggggggccgggggcagagaggaagcagcgcagctgggg GCAGCCATGGAGCTGGGCACCTCCTGCTTCCAGTCGGACCTGGATTTCTGCCCGGAgtgtgggaccatcctgcctctgccaggcgtccaggacaaggtgacgtgcgtGCGCTGCTCCTTCTCCATCGACGTACGAG ATTTCGAAGGGAAAGTGGTCCAGTCCTGTGTTGAGTTCAACCGGCTGGGTTCCGTGCCTCTGATGATCGTGGACGATGGGCAGGAGGTCAAGGGACCCACG ATCGACAGGAAGTGCCCCCAGTGTGGTCACGAGGGCATGGTCTACCACACCCGGCAGATGAGATCAGCGGACGAAGGACAGACCGTCTTCTACACCTGTGGCCGGTGCAA GTTCCAGGAGAAGGAAGATTCATGA
- the PPP1R11 gene encoding E3 ubiquitin-protein ligase PPP1R11: MAEATATATAAAGGRAASATVTETVTIEPENRSLTIKLRKRKPDKKVEWSSDTVDNEHLGRRSSKCCCIYEKPRAFGESSTESEDEEDEGCGNAHCIRGHRKGEHGGRGGGGSGGGRGSPRKAEPPGQDHAAAMQH; this comes from the exons ATGGCGGAGGCGACGGCGACTGCGACAGCGGCGGCCGGTGGGAGGGCAGCCAGCGCCACCGTGACCGAGACCGTCACCATCGAGCCG GAGAACCGCAGCCTGACCATCAAGCTGAGGAAGCGAAAGCCGGATAAGAAGGTGGAGTGGTCGAGCGACACGGTGGACAACGAGCACTTGGGCCGTAGGTCGTCCAAAT GCTGCTGCATCTACGAGAAGCCGCGGGCCTTCGGCGAGAGCTCCACGGAGAGCGAGGACGAGGAGGACGAGGGCTGCGGCAACGCCCACTGCATCCGGGGCCACAGGAAGGGGGAGCatgggggccgggggggcggcggctccggggggggcaggggcagcccccgCAAGGCCGAGCCGCCGGGCCAGGACCACGCTGCAGCCATGCAGCACTGA
- the LOC120382927 gene encoding RING finger protein 39-like isoform X2 has protein sequence MEGRGPVAELQRSIICPICRGPFKDPVLLDCDHSYCRACITGQWEREGAGVLSCPQCQQVFERRSLRTHVKLAVEVKIAQNLNAKTAQEALVAKPRRRRGGWIPVSVMPEGQGVGKICR, from the exons ATGGAAGGCCGGGGACCGGTGGCAGAGTTGCAGCGCTCCATCATCTGCCCTATCTGCAGGGGTCCCTTCAAGGACCCGGTGCTGCTGGACTGTGACCACAGCTACTGCCGAGCCTGCATCACGGGCCAGTGGgagcgggagggggcgggggtgctgtcctgcccccagtgccagcAGGTCTTCGAGCGGCGCAGCCTGCGCACCCACGTCAAACTGGCCGTGGAGGTCAAGATCGCCCAGAACCTCAACGCCAAGACGGCCCAGGAGGCCCTGGTAGCCAAGCCCCGCCGGCGGCGCGGCGGCTGGATCCCGGTGTCGGTCATGCCAGAGGGGCAG GGTGTCGGGAAAATCTGCAGATAG
- the POLR1H gene encoding DNA-directed RNA polymerase I subunit RPA12 isoform X1 encodes MSYTDLRPPPGSVRAQDFQHIPPPAVQLQGTLYPKPGRSCLLRTLRHVGGRGQRGSSAAGAMELGTSCFQSDLDFCPECGTILPLPGVQDKVTCVRCSFSIDVRDFEGKVVQSCVEFNRLGSVPLMIVDDGQEVKGPTIDRKCPQCGHEGMVYHTRQMRSADEGQTVFYTCGRCKFQEKEDS; translated from the exons ATGTCTTATACTGATCTTCGACCTCCGCCTGGCAGCGTAAGAGCTCAAGATTTTCAGCACATTCCTCCACCTGCAGTTCAATTACAG GGGACGCTCTATCCCAAGCCGGGCCGCAGTTGTCTGCTCCGAACGCTCAGACACgtggggggccgggggcagagaggaagcagcgcagctgggg CCATGGAGCTGGGCACCTCCTGCTTCCAGTCGGACCTGGATTTCTGCCCGGAgtgtgggaccatcctgcctctgccaggcgtccaggacaaggtgacgtgcgtGCGCTGCTCCTTCTCCATCGACGTACGAG ATTTCGAAGGGAAAGTGGTCCAGTCCTGTGTTGAGTTCAACCGGCTGGGTTCCGTGCCTCTGATGATCGTGGACGATGGGCAGGAGGTCAAGGGACCCACG ATCGACAGGAAGTGCCCCCAGTGTGGTCACGAGGGCATGGTCTACCACACCCGGCAGATGAGATCAGCGGACGAAGGACAGACCGTCTTCTACACCTGTGGCCGGTGCAA GTTCCAGGAGAAGGAAGATTCATGA
- the LOC120382927 gene encoding RING finger protein 39-like isoform X1, producing the protein MEGRGPVAELQRSIICPICRGPFKDPVLLDCDHSYCRACITGQWEREGAGVLSCPQCQQVFERRSLRTHVKLAVEVKIAQNLNAKTAQEALVAKPRRRRGGWIPVSVMPEGQGVGKICRY; encoded by the exons ATGGAAGGCCGGGGACCGGTGGCAGAGTTGCAGCGCTCCATCATCTGCCCTATCTGCAGGGGTCCCTTCAAGGACCCGGTGCTGCTGGACTGTGACCACAGCTACTGCCGAGCCTGCATCACGGGCCAGTGGgagcgggagggggcgggggtgctgtcctgcccccagtgccagcAGGTCTTCGAGCGGCGCAGCCTGCGCACCCACGTCAAACTGGCCGTGGAGGTCAAGATCGCCCAGAACCTCAACGCCAAGACGGCCCAGGAGGCCCTGGTAGCCAAGCCCCGCCGGCGGCGCGGCGGCTGGATCCCGGTGTCGGTCATGCCAGAGGGGCAG GGTGTCGGGAAAATCTGCAGATA ctaa